The genomic window AAAACCTtgtaaatcattaaaaaaaagtaaaagcccTTTCCACGTGATAAAATTACTGAGTCCACTTTCTTTTAACAGCAAAGAGCATGGTAACACACTTGCTTTCTGTTTCTATTTCAATCAATGGGTGTTTTACCATTTACTTCAATGTTAACAGGTTCAGCCCATGGTTGCTAAATGAACCTTTCTGCAGAGAGAACATGTTTGGCGAAGTCTGAATACTGAAAAGGTTTGACAAAGTTATGAATGTGGAAGAGGACACGACGCACAAAACTATATGTTAAAAAGATAAATTTCCCCTCAGTCTCTCAACAGGAGGGTCCTGAATTCAGTGGTCCAAAAGGGTCCTGCTACACCAAGGGCAGAATTCAGGGACCTCACAAAGGGGGTCTACTCCTCCTTCATAACATGCAACACAGCTCCACAGGAGTTCATGGCACCCCACCTCAAGGGCCTGGCTTGGGGAGGGACAGGAGTAGAACTAGAAGTAGATCACCAATTCCCCATATGCATTGTTGTCACAGAGGACAAGAACTCCTTCCCTTCTTCTCAGCCCCCTATTTCACAGCCTGTATATTCATCTCTATACTTAAGTGACATCCAGTCCTTAAAGAAGGATGCAACATATGCAGATAATTAATAGCACATTATTTAGTCACAGGGGTGTATGGGGTGCCCAGGGAGGGGTAGGACCTCTGATGGGGGGGGACTTGTACCCCTTCGGGGGTAGTCCgtccactttggtccccacctgtcactcagctctcacctgtggctccaagtagctgcagcATGCGCAGCAGCCACACCCTGGGCAACGGCTTCGACAGGCCGGCCAAACCAGGTGAGTGTAATTgatgggactcaaaccctcagtgATTTAGGCCTACCAGCATGTGACGTCAGCCCCGGCAGACTGCTCGAAAGAGATCACTATATCCAATGGCTAAGAAGGCGGTTCTGCAATGCTTTGTGGAAAGCGAAGGGCTTGACGAGGCACGAAAGACATCAAGGCCATCCACTGCAACCAAAGAAGTTACCAGTCGTGACGAGTTTTCGTACCATTGGTGTCTGGCTTCTAAGGTTGAGAGAGTGGGATTGCTCCCATGCAACGGCTCTACCACTTAAAAAGCTTTCACACACAGGTCCTGTGCAAATCATCAAACATCACCATCATACCACCCAAGTCCTGCGgcgatgggggaggggcaaagcgaTAGGTCAAGGTTACCACTGGGAGTCGTAGTCTCAATCCTGCACGCAGGTGGCCTGTGGATAGGTGGTCATCCAGCTCtgtacttggggcagcagctccaggcatcTGAGCAGTCCTCTTTAGGACAGCACTGCTCACCCTAGTAAGGGAGAGGCCTAGAAAAGGTGGCCTAAAAATTGCCTGCCCTACAACAGCTGGCCAGCAAGCACGGCTGGCAGTTTAACCCAATCTGTGGCCGAACCCAAAAGAAAAATTTGAGTCACAAGAATTTGTAACTTCACCTGCTGAAGCAGGAGATTTTGGGGCTGAGAGGCATAATAGCTTCAGAGCAAGAGGCTGGTGGAGCTTCTAAGTGCAGAAAGCTACGTATCTCTGGACTAAGGAGTTTAAGCACCTTTGTATCCCCATAAGCTCATTAACTCCAGAATAAGGAGCTGAGACATTAGGTGCACAGGCAGAATAGCCCTGATTCCAGGTAGTTACATTGCTACTGACAAAGCCTGTGCAGTTGGCATGTGGAGGGAGCCAAAGAGTTGTAGTTCAAGGAACTGAAGAACTTCAGCTATTTCCTTTTGTTGGGCATCATAAGCAAATAGTATCTTTACACTGCTCCAATACAGCCACCACCTGATGGGAGGTTCAGGCAGGCCTTAGTAACCCTCTCTACTAGCATAAAAACACCTTGCTAAACCCCAGACTCAGAACCTTCTCCTCTGACCAGAAGGGGTGTTGCCTAGCTCCCTTATACTCAGGGTGAGTCAATGAGCTGCACCTGCCATAATGATCAGGGCTCAATTAGCTTTTCCTTGCAGGCTTCCAACACCTGTTTAGATTTTGATGCATTTCTGGCACCTGCCTCATTAGAGACTTTTTCAGTTAGATACAGGGCCTGAGTCCCCACTGCCTTCCGTAGTCATTAGTCAGTTCCACATGTGCGAggagggtgtaaaatgctaccaaatcaaacAAGTTGTGGCCCAAAGAGTCTCTGGCATGATCTGGAAGTGCTGCCAAAAGCTTATATAGAAAGACTTGATGGTGCTGGTATTTCCTGCCTTGCTACTGTTGTGTCCTCTGTCACAGAGGAACTGGTCTACAAAAGCTCAGTTTCTAAAGAACAGCACGTTATCAACAGCACAGAATGTCAACCTTAGAAAAGACAGCGATAGAACTGAATTCCAAATGCCcattcttccctcctccttctcctccctctccattaAGCGAGCTCTTAAAAGCTAATATCTGTTGTAGGAAACGCGAGTGCTAAAGAACTTTTAGCAAGTGGCATGCATGGAGACAATCACAGTCATGGTACCTGGGTCTGTCTGGTTATTTCCAGTCAAAATAATCTTCTGTTCAATTATGGAGAAGAATAGAGAAGCCAAGCCTGACTCACAATCACATGGGGGAAAATGTGAGTAGCTGTTCTAGTTCAAAACATCCAGCTTGCTGTGGAGGAGGATTACTGTCAGTGCAGAGCTCTGCTCTCTTTTTCTATTCAAGAGCTACAGGAACTTGGTAGTTAGAGATGGAATAGACCCATTAAGTCAGAGACCATTTTCCTGTCAGAATAGAATCTACTCCCCCAGTATGGAAATGTCAGGTATTAAGCTGTCAGGGATAACCCCTTCAAAAATTGGATTGCTCATCTCGATACCTCTGGACCAGACCTGCATAACTATATGCACGCTTAGTGGCTTGGTGGAAGGGTATTGTGCTGGATTCATTAATATTCAGTCATTCTCCATTATCTCAAAGACATTGGGGGAGAACATCCTGGTCAGGTCTAACTTGCATGTTTTGCACGAGTGTGGCAATACTTCTATGAACAGAGACAAGCCAAAAATGCTTAAATCTAGTTTTACGGGCTGCAAAGCTTTCCGGTGCTAAACTATCCCACTGTCATGGCAGGCCTGAATATGCCACCTCTGTGACCTGGCAGCTGGAACTCCTGAAAGTGGAGTTAGGGACTGATGTTGGGAGAGGCTTGTtttcctttaaatcaccattttATTCTATACTCGTTGTTTACTTATTTGGGAGACAATGCACTGTGTGATATAGGCTACAGCAGGGAAGCATGGTTGCTGTGCAACCCACTTTAAATCAGGTAATACTATCAAGGTTTACAATTCCTTACACCATTGTCATGGTAATGTCCCAATATTCATTTAATGGTGTGTCACCTTCTGTTTTACAGTTGTCACACAGTATTATTCCTTGGGGGATCTCCCCAAAAACATCCGCAAAGCtccctcattatcctccttcaaaatctctccttaaaactcttTGCCATCATACTACCAAAAAAATTGACACCGGTTAGGCTGCCTTTGCACTGAtatcactgcctatcatgctgaccaatactgtcacCTTGTTTCCTTATACTCCCCCATCTATCTATATTCATCTGTtgtcttgtcttatacttggattgtaaattctttgggggcagggactatctttttgttctgtgtttatacagctcctagcacaatggggcccgtGTCCATGAACAAGGCTCCTAAAATCTGAATCCTGCCCACTGCGTCAGATGAGTTTAGATTATGGAAAAAGCTCCACCCTCCCTGTCTAGCCTAGGCTGCTCTTTGCACGTATCAAGTCCCAGACATTTTCCTGTCGGAGTAGTATTTGATGGAGTTTATTCTTTCAGTGAGCCCCTTTTGTATGTTACTCCAGTTGCCCAATTATTTGTATTTCGGTAGTGTCTGAGAGCACTGGAATAACTTCCCCAGTAAAGTTATCCAGGATTCCTAGCTGCTACCGTAATACAAATTATTATTCTCTCTGAACTAATCCAGACAAAAAGATGGAAATATTTGGGACATGTGTTAAGGATCAAGCCAGATCATCTTGCTATTCTTGGAGGACACAGCTGTGTGCTGCCCGTTGCTCAGGATAAGACATAAattcacagggccagattctgtgccagctgaggcacagcacagaaagcAAAAAACTCAGAAGAGGAGGAGACACAGGTAGCTTTTAAGCCCTCACGGCTTCTGTAATTCACACCAGCCCCCAACAGATGGCTACAGGTGGCGCTACAGCCCAGAATCCCCCTACTGCTCTATGCTACAGGCATGCTCTCTCCAACCCACAATCCACCCCCAACACCAGGGTAATGTATGGATTTTTATGCCATGGGattctcccccagccctctgtggCTCCTTTGCAGTCTCTATACACTGCTGGAGTGGAGTGTAGCAGTAAAGGCCAGAATCTCCCCCTGCATTTTGCCCAAAGAGAAATTCccacccaattccttctctgTCTCTCCCCTACCCTCCACCTGCTTCATTCCAGGGACACTGAGCACTGTGGGGATTCTGGACTGCAGTGCCACCCGCAGGCATTGTTTGGAAGTTGGTGTAAATGACAGCAGCCATTAGGGCTGCTCTAACTCCACTTCAGCCCCTGCAGCCACCAGGCAGTGCTGAGATGGCTTAAAAGCCACTTTTGTCTCCTTCTCCCCTGAGCTCAGCCTTCTCTGAGGTGCCTTTCAGGAGGTGTGCTACAGAATCTGGGCTTGAGAATTTACCTCTCACCCTGCATAGGGGCAGCACATAGCTGTGTCatcccaggagcagcacagggaagGAATCATTCTTCTGAGAACCGTGATTCCTTTCCTGCCTCCCCCTTGCTCTAGGGGGGAGAGAGGATAGCAGGTGTGTGGTACCTGCATGCTCTTTGACCCTGAACCCAAGATTCAAGTAGCCTGCACAGACATTAGGGGTTCTaattccctccccctgcctagcCCTGTAGTTGCACTTGGGAAAATGTTTAGTTTATCTCCTGGCAGCCTACATTTTGTTGTGCCAGATTCCATTAGCTTAGTCCTTTGTTGTACTGTGGGCAATTAGGATATCAAGTGCCTTAGCTCCCTCCTGGAAGGCACTGCTGCTGCTAACCTTGGAGCCAAGGAATGCAGGACCATTCAGGCTGTATAGGGGAGACTGCACATCACATACTCAAGTAAACTGCCTGCTGTACAAATATGAGAAATGCCTTGAAAATTACACAGAACACTAAACGACCCATAGGCATAGTACAACTTTTGTGCAAATGAGAAacctaacagctgaaatcagcttGGGGATGTATCGGTAGTAAGCAAAAAACAGACTTAATTACCTGCATTTTGCTATCAGGGTCTCTCTGCTTGCCTAATGATACCAATATACAAAAATACAAACCAGAACAAAGCCACATGTGATGAATTAGTGTAAATTGCCCCTGCTAGTTCTTTGGGTGAGTCTGATCTCAGTTTCACCAATGGTAGGATTTCAATTGAGTTAATCCAAACGTACAGTGGCATAACAGAGATCAGAATTTGATCCTTTGGCACTAAACCCAATAGTAAAATTTTGAAATTAGGCAGAAAGTTCTATTCCAATAGATTCTGTCTAGCCTAGTATTTTAATTTTCTTGGGCTGCTATGAATGACTGACTATTTTCTATGGAATCCACTTTGACAGCCTGAAGAAGAAATAATACTGAATAAAACTAAATGGATTCCtataatttgtttacattttcaggaagtCTTTGACAAAGGCCCTCACAAGAGGCTATTAAGAAAACTACATCACattgtaattatttatattacagttgcACCTATAGGCCCCAACCGAGAACAGGGCTTCACTGTGATAGATGCTGTCCGAACacaaagtgagagagagaatccTGAAGTTTATCCTAAGTAggcaagacaaagggtggaaggggaaacagaagcacagcacCTTTCCCTACACCCCACTGGCTCCCCAAGACAACACTAGCCAAACTAGTACCCTTATTACATCAATTGTCACCAACAGTTCAGTTGCCCCAGTGTATGCAGATCTAAGGTGTGTTCACCACCTTGTCACAAAAAACTTTCTGTGGCTATTCTGAGTTGGTGGATGGTGCCAAGGTTGCTGTAACTTAATTCTGGAGTTGACAGGCCCCTAGACATGAAAACAGCAAGCAACTAGGTGTTTTAAAGCCACTTTTGCCCACCATCCCTGTCCCTCAGTTCCTATGCAGGAACAGAACATTAGCTCCAAATCTTTCAAAGAGCACTTAAGCCATATTTCTGAATTCACTCCCGTTACTAGGGAACAGCCTTTATTTGGTATCTCCGTTTACTTGTTGCACAAACCTGTTTTTTCTTTTACCAGACAATAAATAACGATGGGCCCCACCCTGCCAGCCTTACTCTTGTAGAGCTGCAGTTACTGTGACTGGTTCCATTGAAGCCAAGGGGCTACCCATAGAATAAAGTACTCATCCCTTAACGCTGGCAAAAGCTAACTCAAGAATATTTTGCATGGATATACTCTCATCTGAAATGGGCACTTTATAAACTATATGTACATTAGGGATCACTTCAGCCCTCTCTgacagctacctctggggtggaacctgGAGGTTTTTAACAGCTCACAGTTGTTAGACCAAGAAGAGAAGCATTTTCTACTCTGTATTGTACTATTGGGAAGAAGGACAGGCAGTGCCtcagttggaatttggccagggcaGTGGGATTAGTGTCCCTACACTGACgtttcatttcaaacattaatttattttgggccagattttgacATTCCTACCCACATTGAATAGTACTGTATTCTTTGTGTTGCCCCAGAGAAATCAAAGAGGCTACTTGAGGAGTCAGGTACTAATCAACACGTGCCAGGGCTGTGGAATCCAGATCTGCTGTGGTTTTGATTTGTATACTTTATTTAATGTTGCAAATTATTTCTGTCAGGAAGCCATGAAATCAAAGTTCCTGAAAGTATTAGCTATCAAACAAATGGACCCCATGCTACCTTACATTTCAGGAACTATTCTTTTCCATTGTGTCcctcatttagggtgaccagacatcccaatattATTGGGACCGTCCCGATATtaggagctttgtcttatataagcgACTATTTCCAGCCTTTGTCAAAaaagtgtcccgatttttcacacgtgGTCTCCCGAGCCTCATTCTGGGTCTTTCTGTCCCCATGTTTGGATTATGGCAGGCAGGCGCTCATTAGTAACTGATAAGGATCGCATTCCcttgggaagagagggaaaatccACGCTGATGGGAACAGCCTCTGAATTTAAGAGTGGGTGGGTAGATGGGGGGATGTCTCTCCCCTTTTCTCCCCAGAGATTTTACATGACAGCTGGTCCCCGCTGAAGACAAAAGAGCTCCAGGGAGggataaaaaaacaacaacagtttaTCCTCTGGCAGGCAGGGGCACAGAAATGTCCAAGCAGCAGGGCGAAGCCCACCAACCCTTCACTCGCCACGCACACTCAGGACACGACTCAGCTGCCCCAGTGGAGAAGCGCCACTAAAGAGACTTGGCCCATTTCATCCCCTCGTTAACGCCTTGCTCCACGCGTGGGTTCCCCCGGCTGTCCTGGGGGAAAGCAAGGACAGTGAGAGGCAGCGAACAGCTCCCCCGACCCCCGGGAACTCCTTGCTCCGGCTCCTCTGCGCAGGCTCAGCCTGCCCCTAAACTTGGCTCCGGAGAAGCGTCTCGCCGGAAGCTGAGCCGAGCCCGAGCCAGCCCCGAAGGTAGCGGCTGCTCGCCTGCTCCAGCCCCGGCGCTCCCCGGGGAAGGTGGTGGGAGGCGAGCGCGGCAGGTGAAGCCCCGTGGGAAGGAGACAAAAGACTCGGGAGCGGTGCCATGCTGCACGATGCCGGAGCCGAggcgccccctccccctgcagcctccctcccccgGCGGCGCTAGGAGACCTTTCAAGCTGCATGGCCCCCGATGATCAGAGGCTCCCGCCCCGCTGCAGGAGGGACACCGGGGGGGCCGCCCGTGCCTGGCCGAGGCgggcggaggaggagaggaagtgggGGGCAGCATGCCGGCATGGAGGCGCCGCAGCCGCGCTCCGCAcacgcccagcccagccctgagcccggcCTGTGCATGAAGCAGCGGAGCGGGACCGATCGCGAAGAGGGAGCCCCCGGCGGGGAGCGGTGATGGGGCCGGAGCGCATCGAGGCGGCGGGCGGGGATGGatgcagcagcagccgccgcctGTGTCCTGGGGGGGCGCCGTGGGAGCTGAGAGCTGAGCCGGGAGCCCCCCGCCGCGCGTGAgtggagccaggaggaggaggagcggcgCCCCCCTTACCCGATCGATGGCGAACGCCAgcgagctcagcagcagcagcagcccgcaCCTGCCCAGCCCGGGCGGCCTGCTCAGCGCCTCCGGCCTCAAGCTGGCCACGCTGGGCTTGATCCTGTGCGTCAGCCTGGCCGGCAACGTGCTCTTCGCCTGGCTGATCCTGAAGGACCGGCACTTGCACCGCGCGCCCTACTACCTGCTGCTGGACCTGTGCCTGGCCGACGCGCTGCGCTCGCTGGCCTGCTTCCCCTTCGTCATGCTGTCGGTGCGCAGCGGGGCGGCCGCCTGGCCCCACGGGCCGCTCAGCTGCAAGGTGCTGGCCTTCCTGGCCGTCCTCTTCTGCTTCCACGCCGCCTTCCTGCTCTTCTGCGTGGGCGTGACCCGCTACATGGCCATCGCCCACCACCGCTTCTATGCCAAGCGCATGACGGGCTGGacctgcctggccatggtgtgtaTGGTCTGGaccctggccatggccatggccttcCCGCCCGTCTTCGATGTGGGCACTTACAAGTTCATCCGGGAGGAGGAGCAGTGCATCTTTGAGCACCGCTATGTCAAGGCCAATGACACGCTGGGCTTCATGCTCATGCTGGCCGCCGTCATCGCCGCCACCCACCTGGTCTACGTCAAGCTCCTCTTCTTCATCCACGGCCACCGCAAGATGAAGCCGGCCCAGCTCGTCCCGGCCATCAGCCAGAACTGGACCTTCCATGGGCCGGGAGCCACTGGCCAAGCTGCTGCCAACTGGACGGCTGGCTTTGGCAGGGGCCCCACTCCGCCCACGCTGGTGGGCATCAGACAGGCCACCCACAGCCAGATCAAGAGGCTGCTGGTGCTGGAGGAGTTCAAGATGGAGAAGAGGATCTGCAAGATGTTCTACATGATCACCCTGCTCTTCCTGTTGCTCTGGTCCCCCTACATCGTGGCCTGTTACCTCCGGGTCTTCATCAAGGCCAGCACCATCCCTCAGGCCTACCTGACTGCTTCAGTCTGGATGACATTCGCCCAGGCAGGAGTCAACCCCATCCTGTGCTTCATCTTCAACAAGGAGTTCAGGGTCTGCTTCAGAGCCCACTTCCCCTACTGCCAAAGGATACAGAGCACCCAGGGCACCATCCTTTGTGATCTCAAGAGCTTTGGCATGTAGGGTCGCttttctattaatgaaaaaaTAGATCATTTTCCATATTTCTGCATATGAACTCCAAAGTGCTGGTTCTGAGGAAATTCAAATCACCACCTTGCCCCTAAACTTTCAGCTGTAAGaagctattttatttatttttttttatactcTGCATATGCCATCTTCAAAACATAAGGGATTGCTGCCTATGGGCCACTTCCATGAACAAAATACCCCAAACCTTAGGCTGTAAGAAGCAGTTTTATTTATGTCTTTGTGTggtttttaagaaaaacaaaacagggcTCCAAGTTTCTGGTCTTGCTTCTAACCTTTGTCTGTGTGACTGCACCTGATCTGGATAAAAGGCCATGGTAGTTTTATCCCTTATTCCTATCTGTTTTGATAAAGGCTTAACAATTTTATTCAAGATTTGATAAAGGCCAAGACAAAATTTTATACAAAAGTTATTTTTGATGACCTCAAAAggtgttgttttattatttgttttgaagTCAAGAAGAGGAAGTTCCTAATGTGTTCAGAAGCAGTGTTCAGTTTCTATGGGGAGCTGGTGGGCTGACATTCTCAAGTGATTTTAAGTATTGAAAGCAGTGATGTAATTTTTGCCTGAAATGCAAACACAGTGTAGAACTAATTTTAATTTTCTTGTTGCACTACTCATTTGGTAATATTTCAGAATTCTTTgtgaaatgtgattttaaaatgaatatcaACTTTAAAAATGATCAATTCTACCAGTTTTTAAACTAGATTGAATTAATATTTTACTGACTTTGTAAGAAGTTATCTACAAAACTGGGTCACAT from Gopherus flavomarginatus isolate rGopFla2 chromosome 6, rGopFla2.mat.asm, whole genome shotgun sequence includes these protein-coding regions:
- the GPR27 gene encoding probable G-protein coupled receptor 27, producing the protein MANASELSSSSSPHLPSPGGLLSASGLKLATLGLILCVSLAGNVLFAWLILKDRHLHRAPYYLLLDLCLADALRSLACFPFVMLSVRSGAAAWPHGPLSCKVLAFLAVLFCFHAAFLLFCVGVTRYMAIAHHRFYAKRMTGWTCLAMVCMVWTLAMAMAFPPVFDVGTYKFIREEEQCIFEHRYVKANDTLGFMLMLAAVIAATHLVYVKLLFFIHGHRKMKPAQLVPAISQNWTFHGPGATGQAAANWTAGFGRGPTPPTLVGIRQATHSQIKRLLVLEEFKMEKRICKMFYMITLLFLLLWSPYIVACYLRVFIKASTIPQAYLTASVWMTFAQAGVNPILCFIFNKEFRVCFRAHFPYCQRIQSTQGTILCDLKSFGM